The Procambarus clarkii isolate CNS0578487 chromosome 46, FALCON_Pclarkii_2.0, whole genome shotgun sequence genome includes a region encoding these proteins:
- the LOC138350616 gene encoding uncharacterized protein, which produces MTGDDLQVLGVIPYAKPRYPGLATYKQRLETFDLSWTGCVKQTSHELAESGFFFCGLSDHMRCFFCGNGFRNWEPADDPWTLHAQWYPECTFVNIKKDAQFIKNARESSQRRTIKPIDEHLLTGLMEGLGFFPALIEHFGFPDVCVRPALRLYLKSTKDLLPFVTEARCIELMLWYMQESTKAEMGLRGIHHEDVEGRVEPANLEWQSAPSDMETVATANEMDVDVVGSMSGFMSTNLGLRALPSPVETGGRDDYSR; this is translated from the exons ATGACTGGAGATGATTTGCAGGTTCTGGGGGTAATTCCATACGCTAAACCTAGATATCCAGGCTTGGCAACATACAAACAGCGTTTGGAAACATTCGACCTCAGCTGGACTGGTTGTGTCAAGCAAACATCTCACGAATTGGCAGAATCAGGATTTTTCTTCTGTG GCCTAAGTGACCACATGCGCTGCTTTTTCTGTGGGAATGGTTTTCGTAATTGGGAACCCGCTGACGACCCTTGGACACTGCACGCGCAATGGTATCCTGAGTGCACCTTTGTCAACATTAAAAAGGATGCACAGTTCATTAAGAATGCTAGAGAATCTTCGCAGCGTCGAACTATAAAACCCATAGATGAACATCTTTTAACTGGTCTGATGGAAGGTTTGGGTTTTTTCCCAGCATTAATTGAACATTTTGGATTTCCTGATGTCTGTGTGAGACCTGCCTTAAGGCTATATCTCAAAAGCACCAAAGATTTATTACCGTTTGTTACAGAGGCCAGATGTATAGAATTAATGTTGTGGTATATGCAAGAGAGCACTAAAGCCGAAATGGGTTTAAGGGGAATTCATCATGAGGATGTGGAAGGTAGGGTAGAGCCTGCGAATCTGGAATGGCAATCCGCGCCCTCTGACATGGAAACAGTCGCCACAGCTAATGAAATGGATGTCGACGTTGTTGGATCAATGAGCGGGTTCATGAGCACTAATCTTGGTTTGCGGGCTTTGCCTTCTCCTGTTGAAACAGGCGGAAGAGACGACTATAGTCGCTAA